The following are encoded in a window of Onthophagus taurus isolate NC chromosome 3, IU_Otau_3.0, whole genome shotgun sequence genomic DNA:
- the LOC139429593 gene encoding uncharacterized protein, giving the protein MNFAMGKLVLLRNGSFNKDFIQPGIRFLEKTTKNQIKIAPIRLNNVHVINRFAYLIAERRKLMYKIIFERITFVNITTITYLSTIINSKITDINLKLNVKLFNNKKRKICKVDQEITSKKILKQNDNKDFKNNDLTLIKIDNNNKRKRGGSPIFINDSKRLKPIEEITPNQNQIRDELIDENDPKWSHFHGGSLTQYLKMMKREWGIRHLSNKHSNLTRIVGLKGNVSKPHFKKCTLTFTLRIKDLQNIERKLVREIYSLRKQLGKCRYSSQEYFNLQRKVRSLRQKMNEIDNRLNVMNEAEKEIKKINQVYKQDCPSYQEDVEDLVDLDFCKRFYTP; this is encoded by the exons ATGAATTTTGCAATGGGAAAATTGGTTTTACTCCGAAACGGGAGCTTCAACAAAGATTTTATACAACCAGGGATAAgatttttggagaaaacaacaaaaaaccAG ATTAAAATCGCCCCAATTCGACTAAATAATGTCCATGTAATAAATCGTTTTGCATATTTAATCGCCGAAAGACGAAAGTTAAtgtacaaaatcatttttgaaagaatCACCTTTGTAAATATAACCACAATAACTTACTTAAGTACTATaattaatagtaaaataacggatattaatttaaaattaaacgtgaagttatttaataataagaaGCGAAAAATTTGCAAAGTTGACCaagaaataacctcaaaaaagattttaaaacaaaatgacaataaagattttaaaaataatgatttaactttaattaaaattgataataataataaaagaaagcgTGGTGGTTCCCCTATATTTATTAACGATTCAAAACGTTTAAAACCCATAGAGGAAATAACCCccaatcaaaatcaaattcgAGATGAACTCATTGATGAAAATGACCCAAAATGGTCTCATTTTCATGGTGGTTCTTTAactcaatatttaaaaatgatgaaacGAGAATGGGGTATACGACACCTTTCCAATAAACACTCAAATTTAACGAGAATCGTTGGTTTGAAAGGAAACGTATCGAAacctcattttaaaaaatgtacattaACTTTCACTTTGAGGATTAAAGATTTACAAAACATCGAAAGGAAATTGGTTCGTGAAATTTATTCCTTGCGCAAACAATTGGGGAAATGCCGTTATTCTTCTCAAGAATACTTTAATCTGCAAAGAAAAGTAAGAAGCTTGAGACAAAAAATGAACGAAATCGATAACCGTTTAAACGTAATGAACGaagctgaaaaagaaattaagaaaattaatcagGTTTATAAACAGGATTGTCCGAGTTATCAAGAAGATGTGGAGGATTTGGTTGATTTGGATTTTTGTAAACGATTTTATACACCATGa